A portion of the Malania oleifera isolate guangnan ecotype guangnan chromosome 3, ASM2987363v1, whole genome shotgun sequence genome contains these proteins:
- the LOC131151844 gene encoding late embryogenesis abundant protein D-34-like, giving the protein MSQEQPQRPQAQQEKPMKYGDVFPVQGQLADQKVAPQDASMMQTAEAKVLGQTQKGGAASTMQSAADRNERAGYVGHRDLTYVTGEEGVTVAEIDVPGTHVVTESVAGQVVEQYAKPTPQEMTEPVGTRVQQRSITIGEALEATARTAGHKAVDQSDAAAIQAAEARALGSSATPTGGVGATAQAAASLNDEVVLEEDKVMLTEVLADATMKLPLDKVATREDAEGVLTAELRNKPTVTTYPGGVAETVTTAARLNETI; this is encoded by the exons ATGAGCCAGGAGCAGCCACAGCGGCCTCAGGCCCAGCAAGAAAAACCCATGAAGTACGGCGACGTTTTTCCCGTCCAAGGTCAGCTGGCCGACCAGAAGGTGGCCCCGCAGGACGCGTCCATGATGCAGACTGCCGAAGCCAAGGTGTTGGGGCAAACCCAGAAGGGCGGCGCCGCCTCCACCATGCAGTCGGCCGCCGACCGCAACGAAAGGGCCGGTTACGTCGGTCACCGTGACCTCACGTACGTCACGGGAGAAGAAGGCGTCACCGTTGCCGAGATCGATGTCCCAGGAACGCACGTTGTTACAGAATCAGTTGCCGGACAG GTGGTGGAGCAATATGCGAAGCCAACGCCGCAGGAGATGACCGAGCCGGTGGGAACTCGGGTGCAGCAGCGGTCAATCACCATAGGGGAGGCGCTGGAGGCGACGGCACGTACTGCGGGGCACAAGGCGGTTGACCAGAGCGATGCCGCCGCAATACAGGCTGCGGAGGCCAGGGCGTTGGGGAGTTCTGCTACGCCCACCGGGGGCGTCGGCGCCACAGCTCAAGCGGCAGCTTCTCTCAACGATGAAGTGGTTCTGGAGGAGGACAAGGTTATGCTGACTGAGGTCTTAGCG gATGCGACTATGAAGCTGCCGTTGGACAAGGTGGCGACGCGGGAGGATGCGGAGGGAGTGCTGACTGCGGAGCTCAGGAACAAACCCACTGTTACCACTTACCCAGGAGGAGTGGCGGAGACTGTGACTACAGCTGCCAGGCTAAACGAGACCATATAA